The proteins below come from a single Bacillus sp. SM2101 genomic window:
- a CDS encoding CdaR family protein, with product MDRFMNNRWFMRIIALLLALMLYMSVYIQEQKEQSDGSLTLPLFDDSTEILEDIPVEVLYDQERFVVTGVPQSVDVRLEGPTSKVKTIIALRNIKVYANLENKSEGNYLVTLEYENVDDKVNVTFEPTSRYEVALHEKVTQEFAIKVDYNESLVTEGYTVENLVPEPTIVSITGAKEEVERTAIVRAYIDLQDVIDDVTLESSVTVHDKDGQPLNVEVEPANISVGVSIISPNKVVPLNFIEEGTLQGIYIKNIEMVPDKVTVYGPKNVIDSITKDDVIDIPIDLNSITKDEEIIIPIKLPEGATKIDPVEVKVAIDVEEEVTETFIDIPIVSEGLGEGLALSFSDLENGALDITVTGRKSSIENISNSNIKVTIDVANLPVGDFEVPVEVSILNEEGIEPVDISLEIPIENVKVNISGIE from the coding sequence ACAATCGGTGGTTTATGAGGATTATCGCCCTGTTATTGGCGTTGATGTTATATATGTCTGTCTATATTCAGGAACAGAAAGAGCAGAGTGATGGAAGCCTCACACTCCCTCTTTTTGATGATTCAACTGAAATATTAGAAGATATACCTGTTGAGGTTTTATATGATCAAGAGCGATTTGTTGTAACAGGTGTTCCTCAATCAGTTGATGTGAGATTAGAAGGGCCAACAAGCAAAGTTAAAACGATAATAGCGCTAAGAAATATAAAAGTTTACGCTAACCTAGAAAACAAATCAGAGGGTAATTACTTAGTAACGCTTGAATATGAGAATGTGGATGATAAGGTAAACGTTACATTTGAACCCACATCCCGATATGAGGTAGCATTGCATGAAAAAGTAACGCAAGAATTCGCTATCAAAGTGGATTATAACGAATCTTTAGTAACAGAAGGGTATACTGTAGAAAACTTGGTACCTGAACCTACTATAGTCTCCATAACAGGGGCAAAAGAAGAGGTTGAAAGAACTGCAATCGTAAGAGCTTATATTGATTTACAGGATGTTATTGATGATGTAACGCTTGAATCATCAGTGACAGTACATGATAAAGACGGGCAACCATTAAATGTGGAGGTTGAACCAGCAAACATTAGTGTTGGGGTCTCTATTATAAGTCCAAATAAAGTAGTACCCCTTAATTTTATAGAAGAAGGAACATTACAAGGTATATACATCAAGAACATTGAAATGGTTCCGGATAAAGTAACAGTCTATGGACCGAAAAACGTCATTGATAGTATTACGAAAGATGATGTCATCGACATTCCTATCGATCTTAATAGTATAACTAAAGATGAAGAAATCATCATCCCTATTAAGCTTCCTGAAGGAGCTACGAAAATAGACCCTGTAGAAGTGAAGGTTGCGATTGATGTAGAAGAAGAGGTTACAGAAACTTTTATCGATATACCGATCGTTTCTGAAGGGTTAGGAGAAGGCTTAGCCCTAAGCTTTTCTGACCTAGAAAACGGAGCACTAGATATAACGGTAACAGGTAGAAAGAGCTCTATTGAAAATATAAGCAACAGTAATATTAAAGTAACGATTGATGTAGCAAATTTACCTGTAGGAGATTTTGAAGTACCTGTTGAGGTGTCTATTTTAAATGAAGAAGGCATTGAGCCAGTTGATATTTCTTTGGAAATACCTATAGAAAATGTGAAAGTTAATATATCTGGTATTGAGTAA
- the glmM gene encoding phosphoglucosamine mutase, with product MSKYFGTDGVRGVANSELTPELAFKIGRFGGYVLTKDEERPKVLIGRDTRISGHMLEGALVAGLLSIGAEVMRLGVISTPGIAYLTKALGSQAGVMISASHNPVQDNGIKFFGPDGFKLSDEQEAEIEELLDRPEDELPRPIGGDLGQVNDYFEGGQKYLQFLKQSVDEDFSGIHVALDCAHGATSSLAPHLFADLEADISTMGTSPNGVNINDNVGSTHPGSLSDLVKEKGADLGLAFDGDGDRLIAIDENGDIVDGDQIMFICSKYLKEQGRLKHQTVVSTVMSNIGFYKGLEEIEVQSIQTAVGDRYVVEEMKKNGYSLGGEQSGHIIFLDYNTTGDGLLTGIQLVNIMRATQKPLSQLANEMKKFPQLLVNVRVTDKNKVLENDKIKQVIESVEREMNGNGRVLVRPSGTEPLIRVMAEASTEELCQEYVERIVAVVKEETSEV from the coding sequence ATGAGTAAATATTTTGGTACAGATGGAGTGCGCGGGGTTGCTAATAGTGAGTTGACGCCTGAATTAGCATTCAAAATTGGTCGTTTTGGAGGGTATGTCCTAACAAAGGATGAAGAACGTCCTAAAGTTCTTATCGGGAGAGACACCCGTATTTCTGGTCATATGCTTGAAGGGGCTCTTGTCGCAGGTCTACTATCAATTGGAGCCGAAGTGATGAGATTAGGAGTTATCTCTACACCAGGTATTGCTTACTTAACGAAAGCGCTAGGTTCTCAAGCAGGTGTAATGATTTCTGCCTCTCATAACCCTGTTCAAGATAATGGGATTAAATTCTTTGGTCCTGATGGATTTAAATTGTCAGATGAACAAGAAGCAGAGATAGAAGAATTGCTGGATCGACCTGAAGATGAGTTGCCACGTCCAATCGGAGGCGACTTAGGGCAAGTGAATGACTACTTTGAAGGTGGACAAAAATATTTACAGTTTTTAAAACAATCTGTTGATGAAGACTTTTCTGGCATACACGTCGCACTTGATTGTGCGCATGGTGCTACTTCATCATTAGCACCACATCTTTTTGCTGATTTAGAAGCAGATATATCAACGATGGGAACTTCACCAAATGGTGTGAATATTAATGATAACGTGGGCTCAACACATCCAGGAAGTTTGTCAGATCTCGTTAAAGAAAAAGGGGCTGACCTTGGTCTTGCATTTGATGGTGATGGAGATCGTTTAATTGCTATTGATGAGAACGGTGATATTGTTGATGGTGACCAAATTATGTTTATTTGTAGTAAATATTTGAAAGAGCAGGGACGCCTAAAGCATCAAACAGTCGTTTCTACTGTAATGAGTAATATTGGTTTCTATAAAGGATTAGAAGAAATTGAAGTACAAAGTATACAAACAGCGGTAGGTGACCGTTATGTTGTCGAAGAAATGAAGAAAAATGGTTATAGCCTAGGTGGAGAACAATCAGGTCATATAATCTTTTTAGACTATAACACGACTGGCGATGGTTTATTAACAGGGATTCAGCTCGTTAACATTATGAGAGCAACACAAAAGCCATTGTCTCAACTAGCGAATGAAATGAAAAAGTTTCCTCAGCTACTAGTGAATGTGAGAGTTACTGATAAAAATAAAGTGCTAGAAAATGATAAAATCAAACAAGTGATCGAATCTGTTGAGCGTGAAATGAATGGAAATGGTCGAGTTCTGGTCCGTCCATCTGGTACTGAACCACTCATTCGTGTGATGGCAGAAGCATCGACAGAGGAATTGTGCCAAGAATATGTTGAACGCATTGTTGCTGTCGTGAAGGAAGAGACATCAGAGGTATAA